Below is a genomic region from Lampris incognitus isolate fLamInc1 chromosome 2, fLamInc1.hap2, whole genome shotgun sequence.
tcatctgccgtcatcatgaagctgaaagcagcaatggttcgacacggaatccccgagactatcatcagcgacaacggtccgtgctacagctctggtgagttccgcaacttctcacagacatggggtttctcacacaccaccacaagcccccactacccacagagcaacggcctctccgaaaagactgtccagacggccaaacgcatcctggacaaagccaaagctgagaacaaagacccctacatgagcttactggagtatcgcaacacactggtggacaacctgaaatcaccggcacagctactgatgagtcggaggctgcggtccattctcccatcaacagcaaaacacctgcagccacagatcgccagtcaggaggatgttcacaaaaggagagaggtatgtcaacagcgccagcaggcatactacaaccgaacagccaaacctctgtcCCACcttcccgcaggcacaccaatccgcttccggcaggaggatggatcctggagacctgcaactgtggaaagaccagcgaacacagacaggagctaccacatccaaaccaaagaaggtcagatctaccaacgcaaccgtcaacacctgcgacaaagcagagtgaacactcacactacacacacacacacttcacagcagactgttaccagcgctaacaacaacacacaagcccatcagcaagagcatgctgaacctccagacacgaacaatcagcaacaaccagacacacagcctggttacaccacgaggtcagatcgcacgatcaaaccaagacaaatccttgacttatgaatgtaaaaaaaaagaagagagaattgtacaccaacctgtactatacctgctatgttttgaaaaaaaatatttacagcgttcacttaccttgtgtacctacctgctgtttgcagttaccagtaatgaaatgaaaaaaaaagatgaaatgttattacggtgtcacatttagacagtgaaggaaatgttttacactactttgttgcagtccagttatataagagttccactttcatattctttcttattaagattgtattcgcttataaacgtgctcaatgtgatctgtatctctgcagagaaagcagcacttttcagaaaaagggagatgtaatatttgctagtaatatttgatttgctaatgtcccttacggctttccgtagcgccacaacaaagtcacgtgatgtacgtaacaacgtcagcgggaatccggtcggtgaataaacacccagcacgagagaagtcgtccttgctttattaatgttataagttaacatagccagagggcacagatcattacagttccagctgggggggggggggcacagaagtTATCTCCCCCAGACAAATTTGAATTTCAGAGACTTAATTTCCTGCTTTCTGGTGATATTTTGTTAAACATGTGACTCACATGATAACGAGACAACGCAAAATCAGCTTTTAAGTTGAGCACGTAACCCAGGTCGTGTTTACTTCTAAAAGAGGTTTCAGAGATGATctctgtattgtaacgtgcatggataagaagacacgctggccgctgactggcgggtctgactctttagtctagcggttagcgacgtcttctgcggtgcgggcgatacgggttcgcgtcccggccgcggcagttcctgtggttgcgttgtcccccgaattcgctacaatattttgccCCCCTTGCCATAAAGACTCGCAATGACAGATTTTTTTTCGCCAAAATTGTTTTACTGAgtatcagaaagttgaatcagttcatctggacgcaacacaAAACGAAATACACTGCAAGTATATAGAACATACAGCAATATTAATCCACCCCACCATCTCTCCACCCtctgtataccccccccccagcaaatattgtaacgagcatgaatgactagactcgctagcgcttggctaacgggtcggaccctttagtcgagtggttaacgttgtcgcccgtagtGCGGGAGACCCGAGTTCGCGTCTCGtccgcggcggttcccgggctacgttggtgtcagaagtgggatggcgaagCCATCGGGAGCGCGTGCGTCCAGAGGCGTgcgggagctggtatgctgaagcgcggggacatgcTTCCGGAGGAAGGGGGGAAGCGTgacgactcgctagcccttggctaacgggtcaggccctttagctgactggttggcAGAGTCACCCgaagtgcgggcgacccgggtttgcttcccggctgggtctgacccttttagttgactggttagcgcagtcgccccctcggtttcatatgcaaattgccgtgaccattaactagagtttcaatggccatgtgtactatgcacagaggattggagaatgggTGCAAGATGGCCCGTCTTGGAACcgccacagcatccaccacatgGCCAAAGTAAATTACAGCATGAGGAGCTATCGCTAGCTTCTTCCGATATTTTCAGTTTTAGCTATAGCACCGCCTAATGGCCGATTCCTCCCAAATTTCACACAGTATTTCAAGGTCCGCAGCTTCACACATCCATCAAACTTTGTGCTAGCTAACCTTGTGTAACTGCTGCTGAAAGCTGATTGGATGATGGTGGCCATAATGTTTGGACTGTGAGGACGTCCTCTCAGATATCATTAAACCTGTGTACAACGAAGATGCACACAAAATTTCAAATGAGTAGGACTGACAGTTAATGAATTATGGCTATTTAAATTAATGATGCTGCTACAGCACCACCTATTGGCCAAATGGCACACAATTTGTCATGGCCACCCAGAAGTCATTTATACACCGAACTTGGTTGCAATAGCACAAAGCGTTTATGGGGTATGTAATTTAGTttgatttatttgtttgtttgattgtttATTTTGTAATACAAGCCCCGCGCACAGCATTTAAGCAAGCTTTGAGGGCCATTTGTAGCAAAACTGTATGAAATATCCAAAAGCAGACAAAATAGCGTTGTCTGGCTCCGTCCAGGGATGCTCTGTATCGAATTTGGTGACGGTTGCTCAAAACTTTTATGAGGCGCAGTGAAAAGACAAATTTGGACAAAATTTAAAATGGCGGAAGACCTTCGCACAAATCTAGGCACAAATGGGCGTGGCCTTTATAAATAGATTCGTCTGGAGCCACGGGATCCAGGAAAATTGGAATTTTATGTCCGAGACTTACGGTTCAAAAGTACGAATCGCTCTAAGAAACACAgcgtaccgttaccatggaaaacgccgTTTCCGGTTCAGTGACAAGACACACCGGAAAtcgcgcccataattcacgcaaggtatcatgggggctaggaatTAGGTGGAAGCTCAATGTGTTAACTTGGCTGTTACAGCTCCACCATCAGGTCAGTcggtattgtggcgagccggtctCTTATTCGCGACtctcgtgtcccatacaccgcacgaccccaggaATACCCCTTTATTCTCCCCCTCGCCACGGCTGCCGAAACAACCTCTCTATAGAAACCACCAGTCCGAGccacggccctacagtcagtcagtaaaatggtcgtctacccagtccgagtcgtaccccccaaacaaacaacaataatcACAACATGAACACGTCATGCAAACGCATCAGTTACAACAATTCAACCCGAACATGAAAAGTCCCATGAGCCCCCGCGCTCCCTCAGCGCACAGCTGTCGACAGGCAGAGCGGGGGGGGCGAGATTTCCAACCTATCTGCCAGGTCTGGGAACTGCAGCTGTTACGGGTTCTCGGACCCAGAGACGTGTAgggcagaagaagaagacaacaacaacgagaagaagaaaaataatcgTAACAAAAATGCAACAGGGTTCCAGCACTTTGTGCCTGGACCCCTAAATACTACCTGCTGCCTTCGCCGTGGAACACTCTGATGCGTAAACAAATCTGGAATATGCAAATGAGGGAATTATATATGCACAAGTATATGGACGGATATCTATGGTATATATGTAATAATAAACATTTAAATAAATGCATACATATTCacgaacagacagatagataggtagatagataggtagatagatagatagatagatagatagatagatagatagatagatagatagatagatagatagatagatagatagatagatagatagatagatagatagatagatagatagatagatagatagatagatagatcgatagatagatagatagatagatagatttggtCATTTGATGCGTGAAAAGGTCAGCGGGATGGatgacgtgtgtgtgcgtgtgtgcgtgtgtgtgcgtgtgtgtgtgcgcgcgcgcgcgcgccgtgGTGGGCGGGGTGGGGagggtggggaggggaggggaggggaggggaggggtgggggaggaCTCGGCAGATGCTGAGCAAAGAAGAGAGGATCAGGACGGGTTACAACAAGTGAATGAACTGTTGCTTGGCGCTGCGCCCGCGGTGTCCACGGGATTTACTCGCCGCCAAAGTGCGTAAAAGTCCCCGGATGAACGTCCCCAACTTGTGGGCAGAGGAACGCTACTCTGAGGAACGTGTTggggttttttggttttgttttttgtttttttgtttttttttaaatgcctgTTAGACACGCATGCGGGTTGAGCGCGCGCCGTGCATCCTAAACCCGGACTACATCCTGAATCCCGGATTAGAGCGGGGTTTTTACCCCGTAGGACACGCGGCGTCTGCCATCACCCGTCCGCTGTGGAGTCTTGGCGGATTTCCCTTCCTGTTCCTGGTCTGAGGAGCAGTTTTCCTGCGGCGTTTCCAGCTGAGCCCgcagaaacaaaaacaacagaaagaaaacaaaaccagCAAGAGAGAACTGGgagagctgggagagctgggggaACTGGTAAGACATGGCTTGTATACAGaacacagcatgttgtgttgGCGTGTGTTCACACAGACACCGTGCTACTCTTCCACTGAAGAGTGCTTGACTAAGGCAGTTGTGAGAAACGTGCCTTTTATTACACCGGCACGAACCCTGGAATCTCAGGGCACTTTAATGAGTCAGATGATGTTCAGACTGGATTATTATATGGGCGGCCTGTCCTGGACTCCCGTCCCGGGGACGCGTTGCTGGTACAACCCAGTCGAGTCAGTTTTACTTGTCATAGCCCATTATCCCAATTTACTGCTGCGCCCCAGGGGGCGTTACAGCAGCACGATGCCCCGTCCTTCCACCCTCGCATGGGATAAGGGACAACTGCCTGAAAAATTGCATTTGTAcatctaattaattaattaattaattgataacatttatttgttttatttatttatgtaattatttattttattttgtttttttattgatttGCTTATGTATTTTGTggattttatttatgtattttatttattttgtttttatctatATATTTACGTAttttattcatgtatttatttatttaatttttgtaTTTCATTACTTTTTTATTTATGTACTTACTTAtgtattttatttatgtatttatgtatttattttttatttatatattttatgtatttgtttattgtttgtatgttatttattttggttttttatttatttacttatgtaTTCtgtggattttattttattttattttttggggtcTATTTATttgttctatttatttatttgtgtattttatttgtgtatttattcgttttgtttatttatttatttattttgttttacttatttatatatgtattttatgtattttatatattttacttatgtatttatttatttgtttgtttgtgtatttatttatttattctgttctattccattTATTTAACCacaaattttatttgcatagccctttATCCCAaatttacaaatgtgcctcagggggctttacagcgacacaacgTCCTGAGACCCCCACGTCAGGTAGGTAACGACCCCCTAGACCCTTCACcagggaggagacctcggggagAGCAGCGGAGCGCCTCCTTGTTCTAAATATGGTTTTGATGAGCGAGTTGTGCGCGTGTTCAGTGTCCAGTCAGCTGAACGTGTTGCTTCCGGGCGCGTGTCTCACCTGAGCAGTTGAATCCTCTCACACGCTGCAGCCCCGCGTTACACAACCCAACACAACTCGCACATCCGATTCCTTCACAAACGAGCGTTGattgtgtcatggtgtgtgtgtgtgtgtgtgtgtgtgtgtgtgtgtgtgtgtgtgtgtgtgtgtgtgtgcgtgcgtgcgtgcgtgcgtgcgtgcgcgcgcgtgagtTCTTTTTCCTTCAGAGCACCACGTGTGTGTGGACGTGAGGTGGTGATTTTTGCTGAGACGGTCTCCACGTCATCGAAGCTGCCTTCCAAAGGAAGCATGCATCAGGACAGATAAGGCtgtgtcgtcccccccccccccccccccgtctctccagAACCTTCCTGTCTCTAGCCGCCAGCCCTCGGGTCTGGAACCCGAATCAACAGAAGGAGGCTGCGGGGACCAGTTTGAGTCAGTCCTGTGGTTGCCGGAGCGGCGAGCGAGCACCTCCCCTGCAGGTGGTGGGTGAGATGAGCCCCACTGGGACCTCTGCAGACCCCACCTGACAGCTCCACCCGGGCAACTGGGAGTAAGTCAATGCAGCTTGTGGCGTCGTCCTGCTGGAGGGGGAGAAGAGCTGGCTGAGAGCGCGGGACCTGCCATCCGGCCTACATTGATCCTGCAGGGCGTATCGGAGGACAGACGGCCTATGTGGTCGtaggggttggaggacttgttgctaGCCGAGAAGATGAAATATGCGAGTCAGCTTTTAAAGCAACACGTCTGATCCATTCCAACAGCCTCAAAAAACACCACATAGGAGGACATAAACCGAACAAACCCatggctctctcctcctcctcctgacgCCTGGTCCTCCTGACGCCTGGGCCTCCTGACGCCTGGGCCTCCTGACGCCTGCCCGAGCCTTGCCTGTCCCGCCCCCACCCCAGAAAAAGCCCCCGCTCGTTTCTCTTCTGCCCCAAACCCCATCGCTCATCTCCATCCTCCATCATCTCAGTCCCCTGCGGTGGTCTCCTACCCAGAATTCAGTCTGGCTGGAACAACGATTCCAGTCAAGGGGGAGGAGGACTTTCTCACGCTGGCCGCCTCCCGGCTCAGCCACAAGAAACGTGTCATCGGGGCGGGAGTCGGCGTGGCCATGGTTCTGGTCCTGCTGGTGGCCATTCCCTTACTGGTCCACACCACGAAAGGGGGAGGATCCGGGGGAGGGGGCACCCATTATGAGATGCTCGGTAGCTGCAAGATGGTGTGTGACACTTTCACCCCTCCACAGGACGAGCTGAATGCCGTGTCCCCTCAGCCCCCAGACTTCCCGGGACGGAGGGGCAAACCCGGTTTCCGTGGCAGCCCCGGACTCCCCGGTCCTCCTGGTCCCCGGGGGCCCCCCGGAGAGCCCGGCAAACCCGGCCCACCCGGTCTTCCTGGCCCTGGGCCCGGCGGACATTTCCCCTCCTTCTACAGCCCCAAGATCGCCTTTTACGCCGGCCTCCGGAAACAGCACGAGGGGAGCGAGGTGCTGAAGTTTGATGACGTGGTGACCAACGTGGGCAACTACTACGAGCCGAGCACCGGCAAGTTCACCTGCCCTCTGCCGGGCATCTACTACTTCACCTACCACGTCCTGATGAGGGGCGGCGACGGGACCAGCATGTGGGCCGACCTGAAGAAGAACGGCCAGGTGAGAACacggcgtgtgcgtgtgcgtgcgcgtgtgtgtgagtgtgagtgtaccaggtttttgtatcctaatggggaccaaatgtccccattaggatacaaaaacctgaaaccacctaccttgcggGGAGGTTTGGTGGGTCCCcacgaggaaaagggtctattttagggttggggtttggggttagaactgggattaggattaggttagggttaagggctagggggatgaatgtagtcaatgagggttccccacaagtatagggtgacatggtgtgtgtatgtgtgtgtgtgtgtgtgtgtcatggtttACCTCTCTCTATGAAAGGACTGGACTTGCTTTAAGGTAGCCCCTTTGGTTCAAAGTGGAGatggactacatcaaggatcggctctgagccctttcttgtttgcaatggtgatggacaggttgacggacaagatcaggcaggagtctctgtggactatgatgtttgcggatgacattgtgatctgtatcgAGAGcagtgtgcaggtggaggagagcccggagaggtggaggtatgcactggagagaagaggaatgaaagtcagtaggaacaagacagaatgagagggaggacagtgtaatggtgaggatgcaaggagtggaggtgacgaaggcgtatgagtttaaatatttggggtcaactgtccaaagtaacggggagtgcagaagagaggtgaagaagagagtgcaggcagggtggagaagagtgtcaggagtgatgtgtgacagaagggtaccaacaagagttaaagggaaggtttacaagatggtagtgagaccagctatattgtatggtctggagacagtggcactgatgaaaagacaggaggtggagctgaaggtggcagagatgaagatgataagattttcattgggagtgatgaaggaggacaggattaggaacgagtatattagagggacagctcaggttggacggtttggagacaaagcaagagagacaagattgagatggtttggacatgtgtggaggagagatgctgggtatattgggagaaggatgctgaatatggagctgccagggaagaggagaagaggaaggccaaagaggaggtttatggatgtggtgagggaagacatgcaggtggctggtgtgacagaggaagatgcagaggacaggaagagatggaaacgcatgatccgctgtggcgccccctaacgggagcaggcgaaagcagcagcagcagtagcagcagcagcagcagcagtagtagtagtagtagttgtagtagttgaagtagtagtagtagtagttgtagaagtAGTAGTAAGCTAGCCCTTTTGATACCAACTCAGAATAGTCTCATATATGTCGGTGATACTGTGTAATTTTGTCCAGCTACACACTTGTGAAAAGTCGCTGCTGTATTTTGTACCTCGGTCGACACCATTTTCAGCCTCTGCTGTTTtctgctgttctctgctgtgcgTGTCGGCTGCTATTGTCataatcacggatgaatagactcgctagcccttggctaacaggtcggaccctttagctgacgggttaacgtagtcgcccgtggtgtgggagacccgggttcgcgtctcggctgcggcggttcccggctgccccccgaattcgctacaatccccaagaaacccaatgaaatgaCACCAGCAGAATTACTGTACCTCGCCCGGAAGAGGG
It encodes:
- the c1ql4b gene encoding complement C1q-like protein 4, which codes for MVLVLLVAIPLLVHTTKGGGSGGGGTHYEMLGSCKMVCDTFTPPQDELNAVSPQPPDFPGRRGKPGFRGSPGLPGPPGPRGPPGEPGKPGPPGLPGPGPGGHFPSFYSPKIAFYAGLRKQHEGSEVLKFDDVVTNVGNYYEPSTGKFTCPLPGIYYFTYHVLMRGGDGTSMWADLKKNGQVRASAIAQDADQNYDYASNSVILHLDVGDEVCVQLDGGKVHGGNTNKYSTFSGFLIYPD